Proteins co-encoded in one Papaver somniferum cultivar HN1 chromosome 5, ASM357369v1, whole genome shotgun sequence genomic window:
- the LOC113282402 gene encoding uncharacterized protein LOC113282402 isoform X3 yields MGAYRNESDYIRETRSQWNTNSNMESGGIGNLVDKFSEIGVHSHQHQESTPKDNSLFQVMKAVEAAETTIKQQVEENNRLRVELQKRTQELDRYKSDESSSPRLQSDGLQDEHVQGSYKAQRFENTSRNQDDRVRWTDNATVLGSQGALVLQQNGAPRSEHPAVHTFGESQHYTESNKLNGTLSQLSSPSPRSYSPNRYLREREFDSKMNLFGQGLVPVSEQDSQSSPWKKELVLKVREHEEEILQLRKHLGEYSIREAQIRNEKYALEKRIAYMRMAFDQQQQDLVDAASKSLSYRQDIIEENIRLTYALQVLFKHLQEKLILTEAKLKESHYQLAPWRSESLNPPIFTPQSQSQAQSPSRSPALNTSQNKNGLELVPQPAYSHSQTPISARANAPAATDWNSLGQHTHQTDFVGDGSKSPEPDNLGQPFPSTSRNPATQDVSLNISQGGFHNKHFSEENAAKQLSFNNDYLGSGGMDDPDAVGLDSGREPSPHWSSGNSPYMTPTHDDPGTSYSPYLPAVLEEPSSSFSEAAEDDPLPGIEGLQISGEAFPGRDLQACGYSVNGTTSCNFEWVRYREDGSVHYIEGAKQPNYLVTADDVDSYLAIHVQPLDNRKRKGELVKVFANEQIKIALDPDMQEQIEKTLHSGHASYEVSVAVGYLDIWEPAILAIKREGYSIKCNGPRGVVVTEKFLPITAVTIPYGSPTAFSISGAGGVEHPLKTTDSSALRDTIVLTMRLFIMRAVEKRKGKKKGLFFHK; encoded by the exons ATGGGAGCTTACAGAAATGAATCAGATTACATAAGAGAAACTCGATCTCAATGGAATACTAATTCTAATATGGAAAGCGGTGGGATTGGGAATTTGGTTGATAAGTTTTCAGAAATAGGTGTTCATAGTCATCAACACCAGGAATCTACTCCTAAAGATAATAGTCTATTTCAGGTTATGAAAGCTGTTGAAGCTGCTGAAACTACTATTAAACAACAG GTAGAAGAGAATAATCGCTTACGGGTGGAGCTTCAGAAAAGAACACAGGAGCTTGACAGATAT AAATCAGATGAGTCAAGTTCTCCGAGACTCCAATCGGATGGTTTACAGGATGAGCATGTTCAGGGAAGTTACAAAGCACAGCGATTTGAAAATACCTCAAGGAATCAAGACGATAGGGTTAGATGGACAGATAATGCGACAGTACTTGGTTCACAGGGTGCTCTTGTTCTGCAACAAAATGGAGCGCCAAGAAGCGAGCATCCTGCTGTACATACTTTTGGTGAAAGTCAGCACTACACTGAATCCAACAAGTTGAATGGTACTCTAAGTCAGTTATCCTCACCATCTCCAAGGTCCTATTCTCCAAACAG GTACCTCCGAGAAAGAGAGTTTGATTCCAAGATGAATCTGTTTGGACAAGGGCTGGTTCCAGTTTCTGAACAGGATAGTCAGAGCAGCCCATGGAAGAAG GAGCTTGTTCTCAAGGTTAGAGAGCACGAAGAAGAGATTTTGCAGTTACGAAAACATCTCGGTGAATATTCGATTAGG GAAGCACAAATACGTAATGAAAAATATGCTCTGGAGAAACGTATTGCTTATATGCGTATG GCATTTGATCAGCAACAGCAAGACCTTGTTGATGCTGCATCAAAATCTCTCTCATACAGACAAGACATAATTGAGGAAAACATACGCCTTACATATGCTTTGCAG GTTCTGTTTAAACACCTGCAGGAGAAACTCATTCTTACAGAG GCAAAGTTAAAGGAATCTCATTACCAGTTGGCGCCATGGCGTTCCGAGTCTTTGAATCCCCCAATTTTTACTCCACAATCACAATCACAAGCACAATCACCTTCCAGGAGTCCAGCGCTGAATACATCA CAGAACAAAAATGGGCTTGAACTGGTGCCTCAGCCAGCATATTCTCATAGTCAGACGCCTATTTCAGCTCGGGCAAATGCTCCGGCAGCCACAGATTGGAACTCATTGGGGCAGCATACACACCAAACTGATTTTGTTGGTGATGGGTCAAAAAGCCCGGAACCTGATAACTTGGGACAGCCATTTCCTTCTACAAGCAG GAATCCTGCAACCCAAGATGTATCACTGAACATCAGCCAGGGTGGTTTTCATAATAAGCATTTCAGTGAAGAAAACGCTGCTAAACAACTTTCTTTTAATAACGACTACCTTGGTAGTGGTGGGATGGACGACCCGGACGCTGTTGGACTTGATAGTGGGCGAGAGCCTTCACCTCATTGGAGTTCTGGAAATTCTCCTTATATGACACCGACACATGATGATCCAGGCACCTCATATTCTCCTTATTTACCCGCAGTGCTTGAGGAGCCTTCATCCTCATTTTCTGAAG CTGCTGAAGATGATCCTTTACCTGGCATAGAAGGGCTCCAGATTTCAGGTGAAGCTTTTCCGGGTAGGGATCTTCAAGCTTGTGGCTATTCTGTTAATGGAACAACCAGCTGCAATTTTGAG TGGGTCAGATATCGGGAAGATGGATCAGTACACTATATTGAAG GTGCAAAGCAGCCTAACTATCTGGTCACTGCTGATGATGTGGATTCCTACCTTGCAATACATGTCCAACCTCTTGACAACAGAAAGCGCAAG GGTGAACTCGTAAAAGTGTTCGCAAATGAGCAAATAAAGATTGCCCTTG ATCCTGATATGCAAGAACAGATAGAGAAAACCCTTCATAGTGGACATGCTTCGTATGAAGTTTCTGTCGCG GTCGGATATCTTGATATATGGGAGCCAGCTATTTTGGCCATTAAGAGAGAGGGTTATAGTATCAAGTGCAATGGACCTCGTGGTGTTGTTGTCACAGAAAAGTTTCTCCCGATCACAGCT gttacaATTCCCTACGGAAGTCCTACAGCATTTTCGATTTCTGGTGCTGGCGGGGTTGAACATCCTTTAAAAACAACAGATAGTAGCGC GTTAAGAGATACCATTGTGCTCACGATGAGATTATTTATCATGAGG GCTGTTGAGAAAAGAAAAGGGAAGAAAAAGGGTCTGTTTTTCCACAAGTAG
- the LOC113282402 gene encoding uncharacterized protein LOC113282402 isoform X1, with amino-acid sequence MGAYRNESDYIRETRSQWNTNSNMESGGIGNLVDKFSEIGVHSHQHQESTPKDNSLFQVMKAVEAAETTIKQQVEENNRLRVELQKRTQELDRYKSDESSSPRLQSDGLQDEHVQGSYKAQRFENTSRNQDDRVRWTDNATVLGSQGALVLQQNGAPRSEHPAVHTFGESQHYTESNKLNGTLSQLSSPSPRSYSPNRYLREREFDSKMNLFGQGLVPVSEQDSQSSPWKKELVLKVREHEEEILQLRKHLGEYSIREAQIRNEKYALEKRIAYMRMAFDQQQQDLVDAASKSLSYRQDIIEENIRLTYALQAAQQERSIFISSLLPLLEDYSLQPPVLDAQSIVSNLKVLFKHLQEKLILTEAKLKESHYQLAPWRSESLNPPIFTPQSQSQAQSPSRSPALNTSQNKNGLELVPQPAYSHSQTPISARANAPAATDWNSLGQHTHQTDFVGDGSKSPEPDNLGQPFPSTSRNPATQDVSLNISQGGFHNKHFSEENAAKQLSFNNDYLGSGGMDDPDAVGLDSGREPSPHWSSGNSPYMTPTHDDPGTSYSPYLPAVLEEPSSSFSEAAEDDPLPGIEGLQISGEAFPGRDLQACGYSVNGTTSCNFEWVRYREDGSVHYIEGAKQPNYLVTADDVDSYLAIHVQPLDNRKRKGELVKVFANEQIKIALDPDMQEQIEKTLHSGHASYEVSVAVGYLDIWEPAILAIKREGYSIKCNGPRGVVVTEKFLPITAVTIPYGSPTAFSISGAGGVEHPLKTTDSSALRDTIVLTMRLFIMRAVEKRKGKKKGLFFHK; translated from the exons ATGGGAGCTTACAGAAATGAATCAGATTACATAAGAGAAACTCGATCTCAATGGAATACTAATTCTAATATGGAAAGCGGTGGGATTGGGAATTTGGTTGATAAGTTTTCAGAAATAGGTGTTCATAGTCATCAACACCAGGAATCTACTCCTAAAGATAATAGTCTATTTCAGGTTATGAAAGCTGTTGAAGCTGCTGAAACTACTATTAAACAACAG GTAGAAGAGAATAATCGCTTACGGGTGGAGCTTCAGAAAAGAACACAGGAGCTTGACAGATAT AAATCAGATGAGTCAAGTTCTCCGAGACTCCAATCGGATGGTTTACAGGATGAGCATGTTCAGGGAAGTTACAAAGCACAGCGATTTGAAAATACCTCAAGGAATCAAGACGATAGGGTTAGATGGACAGATAATGCGACAGTACTTGGTTCACAGGGTGCTCTTGTTCTGCAACAAAATGGAGCGCCAAGAAGCGAGCATCCTGCTGTACATACTTTTGGTGAAAGTCAGCACTACACTGAATCCAACAAGTTGAATGGTACTCTAAGTCAGTTATCCTCACCATCTCCAAGGTCCTATTCTCCAAACAG GTACCTCCGAGAAAGAGAGTTTGATTCCAAGATGAATCTGTTTGGACAAGGGCTGGTTCCAGTTTCTGAACAGGATAGTCAGAGCAGCCCATGGAAGAAG GAGCTTGTTCTCAAGGTTAGAGAGCACGAAGAAGAGATTTTGCAGTTACGAAAACATCTCGGTGAATATTCGATTAGG GAAGCACAAATACGTAATGAAAAATATGCTCTGGAGAAACGTATTGCTTATATGCGTATG GCATTTGATCAGCAACAGCAAGACCTTGTTGATGCTGCATCAAAATCTCTCTCATACAGACAAGACATAATTGAGGAAAACATACGCCTTACATATGCTTTGCAG GCAGCACAACAAGAAAGATCAATATTCATATCGTCTTTGTTACCTCTTTTAGAAGATTATTCTCTGCAGCCACCGGTGCTTGATGCTCAATCCATTGTCAGCAACCTAAAG GTTCTGTTTAAACACCTGCAGGAGAAACTCATTCTTACAGAG GCAAAGTTAAAGGAATCTCATTACCAGTTGGCGCCATGGCGTTCCGAGTCTTTGAATCCCCCAATTTTTACTCCACAATCACAATCACAAGCACAATCACCTTCCAGGAGTCCAGCGCTGAATACATCA CAGAACAAAAATGGGCTTGAACTGGTGCCTCAGCCAGCATATTCTCATAGTCAGACGCCTATTTCAGCTCGGGCAAATGCTCCGGCAGCCACAGATTGGAACTCATTGGGGCAGCATACACACCAAACTGATTTTGTTGGTGATGGGTCAAAAAGCCCGGAACCTGATAACTTGGGACAGCCATTTCCTTCTACAAGCAG GAATCCTGCAACCCAAGATGTATCACTGAACATCAGCCAGGGTGGTTTTCATAATAAGCATTTCAGTGAAGAAAACGCTGCTAAACAACTTTCTTTTAATAACGACTACCTTGGTAGTGGTGGGATGGACGACCCGGACGCTGTTGGACTTGATAGTGGGCGAGAGCCTTCACCTCATTGGAGTTCTGGAAATTCTCCTTATATGACACCGACACATGATGATCCAGGCACCTCATATTCTCCTTATTTACCCGCAGTGCTTGAGGAGCCTTCATCCTCATTTTCTGAAG CTGCTGAAGATGATCCTTTACCTGGCATAGAAGGGCTCCAGATTTCAGGTGAAGCTTTTCCGGGTAGGGATCTTCAAGCTTGTGGCTATTCTGTTAATGGAACAACCAGCTGCAATTTTGAG TGGGTCAGATATCGGGAAGATGGATCAGTACACTATATTGAAG GTGCAAAGCAGCCTAACTATCTGGTCACTGCTGATGATGTGGATTCCTACCTTGCAATACATGTCCAACCTCTTGACAACAGAAAGCGCAAG GGTGAACTCGTAAAAGTGTTCGCAAATGAGCAAATAAAGATTGCCCTTG ATCCTGATATGCAAGAACAGATAGAGAAAACCCTTCATAGTGGACATGCTTCGTATGAAGTTTCTGTCGCG GTCGGATATCTTGATATATGGGAGCCAGCTATTTTGGCCATTAAGAGAGAGGGTTATAGTATCAAGTGCAATGGACCTCGTGGTGTTGTTGTCACAGAAAAGTTTCTCCCGATCACAGCT gttacaATTCCCTACGGAAGTCCTACAGCATTTTCGATTTCTGGTGCTGGCGGGGTTGAACATCCTTTAAAAACAACAGATAGTAGCGC GTTAAGAGATACCATTGTGCTCACGATGAGATTATTTATCATGAGG GCTGTTGAGAAAAGAAAAGGGAAGAAAAAGGGTCTGTTTTTCCACAAGTAG
- the LOC113282402 gene encoding uncharacterized protein LOC113282402 isoform X2: MGAYRNESDYIRETRSQWNTNSNMESGGIGNLVDKFSEIGVHSHQHQESTPKDNSLFQVMKAVEAAETTIKQQVEENNRLRVELQKRTQELDRYKSDESSSPRLQSDGLQDEHVQGSYKAQRFENTSRNQDDRVRWTDNATVLGSQGALVLQQNGAPRSEHPAVHTFGESQHYTESNKLNGTLSQLSSPSPRSYSPNRYLREREFDSKMNLFGQGLVPVSEQDSQSSPWKKELVLKVREHEEEILQLRKHLGEYSIREAQIRNEKYALEKRIAYMRMAFDQQQQDLVDAASKSLSYRQDIIEENIRLTYALQAAQQERSIFISSLLPLLEDYSLQPPVLDAQSIVSNLKVLFKHLQEKLILTEAKLKESHYQLAPWRSESLNPPIFTPQSQSQAQSPSRSPALNTSNKNGLELVPQPAYSHSQTPISARANAPAATDWNSLGQHTHQTDFVGDGSKSPEPDNLGQPFPSTSRNPATQDVSLNISQGGFHNKHFSEENAAKQLSFNNDYLGSGGMDDPDAVGLDSGREPSPHWSSGNSPYMTPTHDDPGTSYSPYLPAVLEEPSSSFSEAAEDDPLPGIEGLQISGEAFPGRDLQACGYSVNGTTSCNFEWVRYREDGSVHYIEGAKQPNYLVTADDVDSYLAIHVQPLDNRKRKGELVKVFANEQIKIALDPDMQEQIEKTLHSGHASYEVSVAVGYLDIWEPAILAIKREGYSIKCNGPRGVVVTEKFLPITAVTIPYGSPTAFSISGAGGVEHPLKTTDSSALRDTIVLTMRLFIMRAVEKRKGKKKGLFFHK; the protein is encoded by the exons ATGGGAGCTTACAGAAATGAATCAGATTACATAAGAGAAACTCGATCTCAATGGAATACTAATTCTAATATGGAAAGCGGTGGGATTGGGAATTTGGTTGATAAGTTTTCAGAAATAGGTGTTCATAGTCATCAACACCAGGAATCTACTCCTAAAGATAATAGTCTATTTCAGGTTATGAAAGCTGTTGAAGCTGCTGAAACTACTATTAAACAACAG GTAGAAGAGAATAATCGCTTACGGGTGGAGCTTCAGAAAAGAACACAGGAGCTTGACAGATAT AAATCAGATGAGTCAAGTTCTCCGAGACTCCAATCGGATGGTTTACAGGATGAGCATGTTCAGGGAAGTTACAAAGCACAGCGATTTGAAAATACCTCAAGGAATCAAGACGATAGGGTTAGATGGACAGATAATGCGACAGTACTTGGTTCACAGGGTGCTCTTGTTCTGCAACAAAATGGAGCGCCAAGAAGCGAGCATCCTGCTGTACATACTTTTGGTGAAAGTCAGCACTACACTGAATCCAACAAGTTGAATGGTACTCTAAGTCAGTTATCCTCACCATCTCCAAGGTCCTATTCTCCAAACAG GTACCTCCGAGAAAGAGAGTTTGATTCCAAGATGAATCTGTTTGGACAAGGGCTGGTTCCAGTTTCTGAACAGGATAGTCAGAGCAGCCCATGGAAGAAG GAGCTTGTTCTCAAGGTTAGAGAGCACGAAGAAGAGATTTTGCAGTTACGAAAACATCTCGGTGAATATTCGATTAGG GAAGCACAAATACGTAATGAAAAATATGCTCTGGAGAAACGTATTGCTTATATGCGTATG GCATTTGATCAGCAACAGCAAGACCTTGTTGATGCTGCATCAAAATCTCTCTCATACAGACAAGACATAATTGAGGAAAACATACGCCTTACATATGCTTTGCAG GCAGCACAACAAGAAAGATCAATATTCATATCGTCTTTGTTACCTCTTTTAGAAGATTATTCTCTGCAGCCACCGGTGCTTGATGCTCAATCCATTGTCAGCAACCTAAAG GTTCTGTTTAAACACCTGCAGGAGAAACTCATTCTTACAGAG GCAAAGTTAAAGGAATCTCATTACCAGTTGGCGCCATGGCGTTCCGAGTCTTTGAATCCCCCAATTTTTACTCCACAATCACAATCACAAGCACAATCACCTTCCAGGAGTCCAGCGCTGAATACATCA AACAAAAATGGGCTTGAACTGGTGCCTCAGCCAGCATATTCTCATAGTCAGACGCCTATTTCAGCTCGGGCAAATGCTCCGGCAGCCACAGATTGGAACTCATTGGGGCAGCATACACACCAAACTGATTTTGTTGGTGATGGGTCAAAAAGCCCGGAACCTGATAACTTGGGACAGCCATTTCCTTCTACAAGCAG GAATCCTGCAACCCAAGATGTATCACTGAACATCAGCCAGGGTGGTTTTCATAATAAGCATTTCAGTGAAGAAAACGCTGCTAAACAACTTTCTTTTAATAACGACTACCTTGGTAGTGGTGGGATGGACGACCCGGACGCTGTTGGACTTGATAGTGGGCGAGAGCCTTCACCTCATTGGAGTTCTGGAAATTCTCCTTATATGACACCGACACATGATGATCCAGGCACCTCATATTCTCCTTATTTACCCGCAGTGCTTGAGGAGCCTTCATCCTCATTTTCTGAAG CTGCTGAAGATGATCCTTTACCTGGCATAGAAGGGCTCCAGATTTCAGGTGAAGCTTTTCCGGGTAGGGATCTTCAAGCTTGTGGCTATTCTGTTAATGGAACAACCAGCTGCAATTTTGAG TGGGTCAGATATCGGGAAGATGGATCAGTACACTATATTGAAG GTGCAAAGCAGCCTAACTATCTGGTCACTGCTGATGATGTGGATTCCTACCTTGCAATACATGTCCAACCTCTTGACAACAGAAAGCGCAAG GGTGAACTCGTAAAAGTGTTCGCAAATGAGCAAATAAAGATTGCCCTTG ATCCTGATATGCAAGAACAGATAGAGAAAACCCTTCATAGTGGACATGCTTCGTATGAAGTTTCTGTCGCG GTCGGATATCTTGATATATGGGAGCCAGCTATTTTGGCCATTAAGAGAGAGGGTTATAGTATCAAGTGCAATGGACCTCGTGGTGTTGTTGTCACAGAAAAGTTTCTCCCGATCACAGCT gttacaATTCCCTACGGAAGTCCTACAGCATTTTCGATTTCTGGTGCTGGCGGGGTTGAACATCCTTTAAAAACAACAGATAGTAGCGC GTTAAGAGATACCATTGTGCTCACGATGAGATTATTTATCATGAGG GCTGTTGAGAAAAGAAAAGGGAAGAAAAAGGGTCTGTTTTTCCACAAGTAG